A genomic stretch from Brassica oleracea var. oleracea cultivar TO1000 unplaced genomic scaffold, BOL UnpScaffold01877, whole genome shotgun sequence includes:
- the LOC106321521 gene encoding uncharacterized protein LOC106321521, whose amino-acid sequence MGMKIATTSTLHQCVAHHSSSLSQTLSSSTVSSLSKRRSIGNNGRSLSCELWESSRHTKTHLLPRAFITSVDPFSEEEFSKKMQELSLKFQVSNEEDSDIFGSHDFTVMDTMKPPWHETVQMSTIERKANSVELPLSLRIIKRKLKMEEEEEVIKQVGESSAMNRAFSSMVFMIRELQSFTLHMRELLLFEDLQGVLLRVRKEMHASFVWLFQQVFSTTPTLMVSVMILLANFTVYSIGTNSALAAVSLSFDTTETNAGLDKGTYSATTHNPLFFNKPHEKLDSSVIKTFSVSSPTGGGSGGNNIPTVQSGTDGDGSDKFRMLPQFSTSDSDVSVSGQEEIKLWNSIWEESEKMETLDHETMKQMVSPVEARVEAEESMDYFKTELLYQTGLSQQPDNVLLLTNYAQFLYLIIHDYDRAEKYFKRAAEAEPTDAEALNKYATFLWKARNDIGRAEETFLEAISADPTNSFYSANYAHFLWNTGGDETCFPLDPPP is encoded by the exons atgggCATGAAAATAGCTACAACCTCAACTTTGCATCAATGTGTAGCTCATCACTCCTCTTCCCTCTCTCAAACCCTATCTTCCTCCACCGTTTCATCTCTTTCAAAACGACGTAGCATCGGCAACAACGGACGCTCTCTGTCCTGTGAGCTCTGGGAATCATCGAGACACACCAAAACTCACTTGCTTCCCAGAGCTTTTATCACAAGCGTCGATCCCTTCTCAGAGGAGGAGTTTTCAAAAAAGATGCAAGAGCTTTCTCTCAAGTTCCAAGTCTCCAACGAAGAGGACAGCGACATTTTTGGAAGTCATGACTTCACTGTAATGGACACAATGAAACCACCTTGGCATGAGACGGTCCAAATGTCGACCATCGAGAGGAAAGCAAACAGTGTCGAACTTCCTCTCTCGCTTCGTATCATAAAGAGAAAACTaaagatggaagaagaagaagaagttatcaAACAAGTCGGTGAATCATCAGCTATGAATAGAGCCTTCTCTTCTATGGTGTTCATGATCCGTGAACTCCAGAGCTTCACATTACACATGAGAGAGCTTCTCCTCTTCGAAGATCTCCAAGGTGTCCTCCTTCGCGTGAGGAAAGAGATGCATGCATCGTTCGTTTGGTTGTTCCAACAAGTTTTCTCTACCACTCCTACGTTGATGGTCTCTGTTATGATCCTCCTAGCCAACTTCACGGTTTACTCTATCGGCACAAACTCCGCCTTAGCTGCCGTATCTTTGAGTTTCGATACGACTGAGACAAATGCTGGCTTAGATAAGGGGACATACAGTGCCACCACCCATAACcccttattttttaataa GCCCCATGAGAAGCTAGACTCCTCAGTGATCAAGAccttctctgtttcttctccCACCGGCGGCGGCAGCGGTGGGAACAACATCCCGACGGTACAAAGCGGAACAGACGGCGATGGGTCTGACAAGTTCAGAATGCTACCTCAGTTTTCAACTTCGGATTCAGACGTATCTGTGTCGGGACAAGAAGAGATTAAACTTTGGAACTCGATCTGGGAGGAGTCGGAGAAAATGGAAACGTTGGATCACGAGACGATGAAGCAGATGGTGTCTCCGGTGGAGGCACGAGTCGAAGCTGAAGAGTCCATGGACTACTTCAAGACGGAGCTTCTGTACCAAACGGGATTGTCTCAGCAGCCTGATAACGTTCTCCTTCTCACTAATTACGCTCAATTTCTTTACTTAATCATTCATGACTACGACAG AGCGGAAAAGTATTTCAAGAGAGCGGCAGAAGCAGAGCCAACGGACGCGGAGGCGCTGAATAAATACGCGACGTTTCTGTGGAAAGCAAGGAACGATATAGGGAGAGCAGAGGAAACGTTCTTGGAAGCGATCTCTGCTGATCCAACAAACTCATTTTACTCTGCTAACTACGCACATTTCCTTTGGAACACCGGTGGTGATGAGACGTGTTTCCCTCTAGATCCTCCACCGTAA